The following nucleotide sequence is from Solanum dulcamara chromosome 7, daSolDulc1.2, whole genome shotgun sequence.
TCTCGCTCAATCTCACTTCTTTCCATCAAATCAACCAACTTAAATGCAAATTCAAACTCTCTCTTCCTTAAGAATTGTTTTATAAGAGAAGTATAAAGAACAGTATTTGGCATGAAACCCTCTTCTATCATTCGATCGAGGTATACACAACCCTTCTCTATCATGTTTTTTTTAACTAACCCGTTTATAAGAGCAGTATAAGCATAGTGGCTTGGTTGGACTCCATCTTCCAACATTTTATCGAAGAGCTCATGGGCCTGAATAGCTCGCCCATTTCTTGATAGAGCATTAATCATTGTCACAAACAAAGTTTTATCAGGATAAATTCCAGCCTCGAGCATTCTCCGGAAAACTCCAAGGGCCTCGTCTATTCTCTTTTTTCTACCCAAACACCCAATGACGGAGTCATATATAGCAACACTAGGTTTCAATCCACTCTCTTCCATTTGGTCCAGAACTTCTAGTGCTGATTGTATGTCACCCTGTTTACAGTATTCATTTACCATAATCAAGAATGTTGCTTGATTTGGAACATGACCTTGATCTTGCATAACTTCAACAAGAAACTTGGCATCCTCATGTAGTCCCTTTTGGTAAAGGCACTTGATCATGGAATTATAAGCTGACAGCGAAGGCTGAAGAGAAAGGCTTGCCATCTTATCCATGCAAAGCTGAGCAGAATCAAGTTCTCCTCCTAGACACAAAGCAATCATGTATATATTGAAAGCAACACTAGCCAGAGGTAAGTTTCTTGCCACAATTTCTCCCAAGAGACAATCAATATCAAGCATGATATCTGAAGTAACTTTACGACTGGTAGGGCTAGGGATGTAAGAGAGGTCAATACCACAACCGTTCTTGGCAATAGCCCGCAAAAATGTGCATGCGAGACTAATCTCTGACCCTTTTGGATGATTGTTGATCAAGGTAAAAAACAGAACATGGTCAGGAACCAATCCAGTGTACAACATCTTCCTGTATAAGTCATCTACTTTTGCTGACTGATTCTCTTTATAAAGTGCAGAGATTAAAGCAGTATAAGAGTGAACACTGGGAGCACCATTGCATTGATTGATGTCATCTAATGACATCAATGCAAAATCAACTTTATGGTCCTTGAAATACTTAACAATAGTGATTTGGTAACTTACTGCATCGGGTTCTAATCCAAAATCAACCATCTGCTGATGCAGCACCCAACCCTTGTCGAACATGCCCAAGTTTGTAAACCcatttatcagtgtgttgtaaGTATACTTATCAGGTTCACAACCCAACTTGAGCATTCTGAGAAATACCATCATAGCCGTTTTCATTTTCTGGGTCTTGGAATAGCCGTTGATGAGAGTGGTGTACATGACTTTATCCAAAACAAAACCATAAGACTCCATATCCATGCTCAACAATTGCGCTTCCTCAACTCTACCTCTCTTACAAAACGAAAGAACCAATGTTTTAAACAAATGAACTGTGGGCGGTACCCCTCTATCACACATTTCATCAAACACATAGAGAGCTTCATCCAAGTACCCACGGAAGCACAAACCATCAACTAACTTATTGTAACAACTGAAAGCGAGTAATACATCAGCATTAATAGCTTCCACAAAAACATCAAATCCATCCAAGATTCTATCTTGGCCACAAAATCCCTTAATAAGCTCATTACACGTGCTACTCCAAGGCATCAACTTCATATCCACAAGTTTATCGAAAAGCAACTTAGCTTCCTCCAGTTTACCCAACTTACAATAACAAATCACCATGGAATTTAATAGAGAATGGTTCGGTTCAATACCTCTGTTCAAAATGCAATCTACATAAACAACCTCGGCCTTGTGGGTTTCTCCAGATGTCACGAGTTGCCGAATTAGAAAACCATAGCTAGTTGCGTGAGGCTCAACTCCACGAGAAATGGAAAATTCAACAGCAGAGATAGCTTCAGAGACTGATGGGCATTGCTTGATGATTCTCCGAATCACTTTCCGAGCTGAATCGAACAACCCACGAACTATTAAATTCTCTGCAAGTGAAAAACACAGTGTCTTGTGATTAAGTAGGGATGTTGCTTCCGAAGGTAAAGGGGAAGTAGTTAAAGGTCTCTTTGTTCTTGAGAGATGGAAGCACAGCCGAGTGTGCAGTCCAAGTCTATGCTTGGTCATTCTAGAATGGAGAATGGCGTTGTCAGGAGGAAAGAGGCGACGGTAATTATGGTTTTGACGGTAGAGGTAGTGACAGCGTCTTCAATTAGGTCTTGTCTTCAATTAGGTCTTGTCTGCGCGTAGCAAACTGCACAgatgctttttttttttaggtCAAATCAAAAGGAAATTTCAAAAACATCATATATTTTTCACGAGGAGCATTAATAATTAACGTTCTTTAATAAAGTAGTCAACTTATAATTCAAACTCAACTTTCGTTAATTTATTCAACGAAGAAATAGTTCCACCTAAAATGCATTTTGCAATTGGCTTAAGGAAtgtaaaaaattgaataaaaatattttgaagactGCCAAAACATTTTCCAATTCATTAATTTCTTCTGAAATGAAGTATacaaaaatcatcaaatacacaCACAAGGACAGCTATAAACTTTTGTATTAAGAACTTACTAaaagctcttttttttttcttttccttccttTGTTTTGTTTAAGATTTCTATATGAGATTATTTAAATTAGTACTTCATGCAAATGCTTTTCCTTCATTCCCCCTTCTGATTTCCCACTTTTTAATAATGCATTTGCTTCTCTCTTGATCTTATTTGGATGAGTGATCTCTTCTTTCTTgcttttcttgaaaaaaaataaatataaaagaatacTATAGAGAATGATCCGCAGTCCaaagaaacaaaatatattAGGGAAGTTAAAAATCCAAccgaaaaaatattatagatTTATCGGTAATGAGTTGCTATTTGGACGATTCGGTTACGATAATTTTCTTTTACTGGATTATTAGTTTAATAACGATTTAAGATATTTTCTTAACGGATTAACCGATAACCCgataataattatcaaataacaATTTTACCCTTAGGTATATAAATTCACTTGACCTTACAGTCTAAAAGATTGTATTGTGTATATTTTCACTTGTtcggttattattattattagcttATATTTAGCTTTGCCTTTTCTCTTTTTGTAGTTAAGCATTTGAGTGCACTACAATTTGATATAAGTTGACTATATGGGTTGTTATTAGCTGTATAAAATATGTGcatttgtttgaggtaaatatgtggaaaagaaaagatagaagaaCCAAATATTCTTCATAAGTATTAcgactcaagcctagggcctagacgtgacacggcgaataagacacccggaggtacctcactcaagcctcttagcattcatttagcttttcataaataatgaCATACAATATC
It contains:
- the LOC129893905 gene encoding pentatricopeptide repeat-containing protein At5g62370-like, with protein sequence MTKHRLGLHTRLCFHLSRTKRPLTTSPLPSEATSLLNHKTLCFSLAENLIVRGLFDSARKVIRRIIKQCPSVSEAISAVEFSISRGVEPHATSYGFLIRQLVTSGETHKAEVVYVDCILNRGIEPNHSLLNSMVICYCKLGKLEEAKLLFDKLVDMKLMPWSSTCNELIKGFCGQDRILDGFDVFVEAINADVLLAFSCYNKLVDGLCFRGYLDEALYVFDEMCDRGVPPTVHLFKTLVLSFCKRGRVEEAQLLSMDMESYGFVLDKVMYTTLINGYSKTQKMKTAMMVFLRMLKLGCEPDKYTYNTLINGFTNLGMFDKGWVLHQQMVDFGLEPDAVSYQITIVKYFKDHKVDFALMSLDDINQCNGAPSVHSYTALISALYKENQSAKVDDLYRKMLYTGLVPDHVLFFTLINNHPKGSEISLACTFLRAIAKNGCGIDLSYIPSPTSRKVTSDIMLDIDCLLGEIVARNLPLASVAFNIYMIALCLGGELDSAQLCMDKMASLSLQPSLSAYNSMIKCLYQKGLHEDAKFLVEVMQDQGHVPNQATFLIMVNEYCKQGDIQSALEVLDQMEESGLKPSVAIYDSVIGCLGRKKRIDEALGVFRRMLEAGIYPDKTLFVTMINALSRNGRAIQAHELFDKMLEDGVQPSHYAYTALINGLVKKNMIEKGCVYLDRMIEEGFMPNTVLYTSLIKQFLRKREFEFAFKLVDLMERSEIERDLVTYITLVSGVSRNIRSLDGKGLVPQGRYEESKEMLFRLLHQSAMLPKETGLKISVSSQEQIKYLALWLINKVKNTPLMPNLYLYNGIISGFCWSESMEDAYKHLDTMQNEGIQPNQVTFTILIDGHFRSGEIDCAVSLFNRMNAQGCPPDNIVYNTLIRGLCRHGRLMDALSLSYTMLKKGLAPSKASYESLLSSFCANNWNVHALKICQDMLANKYVPCGHNLKLLICILDEENKWHEAHFMYDLLLKKRRFMMNTR